One genomic window of SAR324 cluster bacterium includes the following:
- a CDS encoding Na/Pi cotransporter family protein, translating into MDWITITIGLLGGLGLFLYGMEKMSDALNQLAGDGMKRVLTTLAGDRVRGLLTGTVFTAVTQSSSVTTVMCVSFVAAGLMSFPQSMGLILGANIGTTITAQLVAFKVTKYAMFLVAGGVLLQMISKGDRTKQWGRVLLGLGLLFVGMNTMGEAMKPLRTYEPFIELMQQMANPFLGMLVSAIFTALVQSSSATMGVVIALATQQLISFPAGLALILGANVGTCVTAGLSVIGRSTEAKRVAGAHVFFNLGGALLVLPFLGLIANAIGPGNAESSDLTRAIANAHTFFNIGMAILFLPFLSFIANFLIKIIPQEKVEAKAGVYVTALEPDLLNAPSLAMSAVTKELEQLGQLVLMAYRDSLPTLLSDDPKQLKILKSSDDEIDRMHNELIEYLTELGRKPLSPEQQDEQMRLVKMADELEHIGDVLETNISRLIEQKQESKVNFDSESTKLLSVYHAMTLEALEKTVSALDSEKGQSAESVIGMKKKLKAYAEKAHSQEAKRLETMESGSLLVYRLEVDMIEKMEQVFRHSRRLARHILRLEKSVLAT; encoded by the coding sequence ATGGACTGGATAACGATCACAATTGGCCTGCTAGGTGGCCTGGGGCTCTTTCTGTATGGTATGGAGAAGATGAGCGACGCACTGAACCAGCTCGCTGGTGATGGAATGAAAAGAGTTTTGACTACACTCGCTGGTGATCGGGTCCGGGGGCTACTGACTGGAACAGTTTTTACCGCAGTCACCCAATCTAGTTCAGTCACTACTGTAATGTGTGTGAGTTTTGTGGCGGCTGGTTTGATGAGTTTCCCTCAGTCAATGGGACTAATTCTTGGAGCTAATATTGGAACCACGATCACCGCTCAGCTAGTTGCCTTCAAAGTCACCAAATATGCGATGTTTCTTGTTGCGGGTGGTGTGCTTCTTCAGATGATTAGTAAGGGGGACAGGACCAAACAATGGGGAAGAGTCCTACTTGGATTGGGGTTACTGTTTGTTGGAATGAACACAATGGGCGAAGCAATGAAGCCGTTGCGGACCTACGAACCCTTCATTGAATTGATGCAGCAAATGGCCAATCCTTTCTTGGGCATGCTGGTGTCAGCTATTTTTACTGCTTTGGTTCAATCCAGTTCGGCAACTATGGGAGTTGTCATAGCTTTGGCGACCCAACAACTCATCTCCTTTCCAGCTGGTTTGGCTTTGATTTTAGGGGCTAATGTTGGAACGTGTGTGACTGCGGGTTTATCTGTTATTGGGAGAAGTACAGAGGCAAAGCGAGTTGCTGGAGCCCATGTTTTTTTCAACCTTGGGGGTGCATTACTGGTGTTACCATTCTTGGGATTGATTGCAAATGCTATCGGGCCGGGGAACGCTGAGTCTTCTGACCTAACCAGGGCAATCGCCAATGCTCATACCTTCTTCAACATCGGGATGGCAATTTTGTTTCTACCATTTCTGAGTTTTATCGCGAATTTCCTGATCAAAATTATTCCACAGGAAAAGGTCGAAGCGAAAGCTGGGGTCTATGTAACAGCTTTGGAACCTGATCTTTTAAATGCCCCATCTTTGGCGATGAGTGCTGTTACCAAAGAACTTGAGCAACTCGGACAGTTGGTATTAATGGCCTACCGTGACAGTTTGCCGACACTTCTTTCTGATGATCCAAAGCAGCTTAAAATTTTGAAAAGTAGTGATGATGAAATTGATAGGATGCATAATGAGTTAATTGAATATCTGACTGAGCTCGGTAGAAAACCCTTGTCCCCCGAACAACAGGATGAGCAAATGCGCCTTGTCAAAATGGCAGATGAACTGGAGCATATTGGGGATGTCCTTGAGACAAATATCAGTCGTCTGATTGAACAGAAACAGGAAAGTAAAGTTAACTTTGACTCTGAGTCTACTAAGCTTCTTTCAGTATATCATGCGATGACACTTGAGGCTCTTGAAAAAACTGTTTCAGCTCTTGATTCTGAAAAGGGCCAGTCTGCAGAATCGGTAATTGGTATGAAGAAGAAATTGAAGGCTTACGCTGAGAAAGCTCACTCCCAGGAGGCAAAAAGACTGGAGACGATGGAAAGCGGAAGCTTATTGGTTTATCGTTTGGAGGTCGACATGATTGAGAAGATGGAACAGGTCTTTAGACATTCTCGCAGGCTAGCTCGCCATATTCTAAGACTTGAGAAGTCAGTTTTAGCCACATGA
- a CDS encoding N-acetylmuramoyl-L-alanine amidase translates to MRVRRASNSFEVLIKPRAGEGTYKMGKRVLDDWRNDHKKITKYNGNKPLYQHRFVPIPFWSLNDALQGAALKAMFPEDASGAGGWRHRVTYKWETVSLISGVFAKREIGAKHLIRHNKLMNQGRSLKIGDVVEIPWDWLREGLELQPLKVKEPLLVKADSKGRRFAAYKMSSGDTIYSSVVARFTGRLLHEEVDRMAKELLELNDINNARLIQTGQLVRFPLEWVSDEYLDLSGGGGTVTVAENDDEVDHGDDEEELHIKPPPVPPPAPDVHLKKVVPQITKNSAIEAKKEEVKKAPIQKKQSKSKSSKNVVLTKDQIHIILDSGHGGIDPGAVKGDPKKGDRVYEDDVVYDIVQRMLPELKKSGFVVHETVRDKSQSGPVKYLSEKVDRDEELLVNPRYDLGSARVGVNMRVFLVNHIYLKLRNQGVPSDQIVLISVHGDALHASLRGAMIYYPDRRVRSRAFGVVKSVYTKRKEYTRRVTFSKGDNQLSEKYSRELGKTMIHSLRDAKWKTHRNNTVRGYIIRRGKKSLPAILRYSKIPTSILVEVANLNNAQDRKLILDYRNRQKIADAMVNGLESHFRGSKGLLAQR, encoded by the coding sequence ATGCGAGTCAGAAGGGCAAGCAATAGCTTCGAGGTTTTGATCAAGCCAAGAGCTGGCGAAGGAACATACAAGATGGGCAAAAGGGTTCTTGATGATTGGCGTAATGATCACAAAAAAATCACAAAATATAATGGGAACAAGCCACTTTATCAACATCGCTTTGTTCCGATCCCGTTTTGGTCTCTAAATGATGCACTTCAGGGAGCAGCTTTGAAAGCAATGTTTCCAGAAGACGCAAGTGGAGCAGGAGGATGGCGCCACCGAGTAACTTACAAGTGGGAGACAGTCAGTTTGATCTCTGGTGTGTTTGCCAAGAGAGAGATTGGAGCAAAACACCTTATTCGACATAATAAACTGATGAACCAAGGTCGTTCTCTCAAAATTGGGGATGTAGTTGAGATTCCATGGGATTGGTTGAGGGAGGGCTTGGAGTTACAGCCCCTTAAAGTCAAAGAACCGTTGTTGGTCAAAGCTGATTCCAAGGGAAGGCGCTTTGCTGCGTATAAGATGTCATCTGGAGACACAATTTATTCTTCGGTAGTAGCAAGATTTACCGGTCGACTCCTGCATGAGGAGGTAGATCGAATGGCCAAAGAGCTTCTTGAATTAAACGATATCAACAACGCAAGATTGATCCAGACTGGCCAACTGGTTCGCTTTCCACTCGAGTGGGTAAGTGATGAGTATCTGGACTTATCTGGTGGAGGAGGGACAGTTACGGTTGCTGAAAATGACGACGAAGTTGATCACGGGGATGATGAAGAGGAACTACACATAAAACCCCCTCCAGTGCCGCCACCGGCACCAGACGTCCACTTGAAAAAAGTTGTGCCTCAGATCACGAAAAACTCTGCAATAGAAGCAAAAAAAGAAGAAGTCAAGAAAGCCCCAATTCAGAAAAAACAATCCAAAAGCAAATCTTCAAAGAATGTTGTTCTAACGAAAGATCAGATCCACATCATTCTGGATTCTGGACATGGTGGAATTGATCCTGGCGCAGTTAAAGGGGATCCAAAAAAGGGAGACAGAGTTTATGAGGATGATGTCGTTTATGACATCGTTCAGCGAATGTTGCCTGAATTGAAGAAGTCAGGATTTGTTGTTCATGAGACGGTTCGCGATAAAAGCCAAAGTGGACCTGTCAAATACCTTAGCGAAAAAGTTGATCGTGATGAAGAACTCTTAGTAAATCCACGCTATGATCTAGGGAGTGCGAGAGTAGGAGTTAACATGCGTGTATTTTTAGTGAATCACATCTATCTGAAATTACGTAATCAAGGAGTGCCCTCTGATCAGATTGTTCTGATAAGTGTGCATGGGGATGCTTTACACGCATCTTTGCGGGGTGCCATGATTTATTACCCTGACCGACGTGTTCGAAGTCGAGCTTTTGGAGTTGTGAAGTCCGTTTACACTAAGCGCAAAGAATACACGAGAAGGGTCACTTTTAGTAAAGGTGACAATCAACTTTCTGAAAAATATAGTAGGGAGTTGGGGAAAACAATGATCCATAGCTTACGAGATGCGAAGTGGAAAACACACCGCAACAACACGGTTCGTGGTTATATCATACGCAGGGGCAAAAAGTCCCTCCCTGCAATTTTACGTTACAGTAAAATTCCAACATCTATTCTGGTTGAGGTGGCAAATTTAAATAACGCTCAAGATCGCAAGTTGATCTTGGATTATAGAAATCGCCAAAAGATCGCTGATGCGATGGTGAATGGTTTGGAGTCCCACTTCAGAGGTAGCAAAGGACTTCTGGCTCAACGCTGA
- the smpB gene encoding SsrA-binding protein SmpB: protein MSVQGRVLAQNRRVRFEYEILKTYEVGIELKGTEVKSIREGKINLSESYCRVTELMEGWLMQCHISPYDFGNRHNHDPVRPRRLLLHKGELRRLYGQIREAGLTIVPLKVYLKKGLIKLEIALVKGKKIHDKRETLKKREVNREMERALKARD from the coding sequence ATGAGCGTGCAGGGCCGTGTTCTCGCACAAAATAGACGTGTGCGGTTTGAGTATGAAATTCTAAAAACCTACGAGGTGGGAATTGAACTGAAAGGGACCGAAGTCAAAAGTATTCGTGAGGGGAAAATAAACTTGAGTGAGAGCTACTGCCGGGTCACGGAACTGATGGAGGGTTGGCTGATGCAGTGCCACATTTCTCCATATGATTTTGGAAACCGACACAACCATGACCCAGTTCGTCCAAGAAGACTACTTCTCCACAAGGGTGAGCTTCGTAGATTGTACGGGCAAATTCGTGAGGCTGGACTTACGATTGTCCCCTTAAAAGTGTATTTAAAGAAAGGTCTTATCAAATTAGAGATCGCCTTAGTGAAGGGGAAAAAGATTCATGACAAGCGAGAAACTCTCAAAAAGAGGGAGGTGAATCGAGAGATGGAAAGAGCACTTAAAGCAAGGGACTGA
- the dprA gene encoding DNA-processing protein DprA codes for MVLESAEKDWLALSVVSGVGTQTLQKLSEIFGSLSKIWQKSSDQLLQLGLKKDVIGRLTKAMEVRSFQIEKRLIESSPNLRLFCPESEWFPANLLQIHSVPSVLYVKGELPDLHNLCLGIVGSRSCTSYGRDQTKRLVYELAELVPDAFVISGLARGIDTVAHEASLESRLRTIAVLAGGLQHIYPPENQNLAGRICQQGALISEFPLATKPVSHNFPIRNRVISGISQGILVTEASVKGGALIIETFGQEQNCEVFAVPGRIDSHPSSGCN; via the coding sequence ATGGTACTGGAGTCAGCTGAGAAAGATTGGTTAGCGCTTAGCGTAGTTTCAGGGGTTGGCACTCAGACTCTTCAAAAACTTTCAGAGATTTTCGGTAGTCTCTCCAAAATTTGGCAAAAATCCTCTGATCAACTCCTGCAATTGGGCCTTAAAAAAGATGTCATTGGGCGATTGACGAAAGCAATGGAAGTTCGAAGTTTCCAGATAGAAAAAAGACTAATCGAATCATCTCCCAATCTTCGACTGTTTTGTCCAGAGAGTGAGTGGTTCCCAGCTAATCTATTACAGATTCATAGTGTTCCTTCAGTACTTTATGTCAAAGGTGAGTTACCAGATTTACACAATTTATGTTTGGGAATCGTGGGATCAAGGTCCTGCACCAGTTACGGACGAGATCAAACCAAAAGGCTGGTATATGAACTTGCTGAATTGGTTCCAGATGCCTTCGTAATCAGTGGGTTGGCACGAGGGATAGATACCGTAGCGCATGAGGCTTCTTTGGAAAGTAGATTAAGAACGATTGCTGTTTTGGCTGGGGGACTCCAGCACATCTACCCTCCTGAAAACCAGAATTTGGCGGGTAGAATTTGTCAACAGGGAGCACTGATCAGTGAATTCCCTCTGGCCACCAAACCGGTTTCACATAATTTTCCTATTAGGAATCGCGTGATTAGTGGCATCTCACAGGGTATCTTGGTAACTGAGGCGAGTGTGAAAGGTGGAGCTTTGATCATAGAGACGTTTGGCCAAGAACAAAACTGTGAGGTTTTTGCTGTACCTGGAAGAATCGACTCTCATCCTAGTAGCGGATGTAATTAA
- a CDS encoding TIGR01777 family oxidoreductase: MSDPKLIAITGASGLIGKALTKRFKSEKQPFLKLVRHPTSEERERFWNYSEKVFDGGVDDCDALVHLAGETVDGHWSSFKKRLIYESRVQSTRFLVEKILSSPSPPKVVVFASAIGFYGQQRADWVTEESPPGSGFLADVVEDWERASEILEEQGIRVVRLRLGVVLAKEGGALHKMLPVFRFGLGGAIGDGEQRMSWITLSDVVDMIWQSIHSDSWQGNYNAVAPEVVSNLKFSRVLAKVLKRPAILKVPKFMMETVFGEMADSTVLSDLAVQPKRLMEMNYPFKHPKLQPALEAILLK; encoded by the coding sequence ATGTCAGATCCTAAATTAATCGCAATTACGGGAGCTTCAGGACTGATCGGTAAGGCACTTACAAAAAGGTTTAAATCAGAGAAACAACCATTCTTAAAACTAGTTCGTCATCCAACTTCCGAAGAAAGAGAGCGTTTCTGGAATTATTCAGAGAAGGTTTTTGATGGAGGGGTGGATGATTGCGATGCATTGGTTCATTTGGCGGGTGAGACGGTAGATGGTCATTGGTCCAGCTTTAAAAAAAGGTTGATTTATGAAAGTCGTGTTCAAAGCACTAGGTTCCTAGTTGAAAAAATCCTCTCTAGTCCATCCCCGCCAAAAGTAGTGGTGTTTGCGTCTGCGATTGGGTTCTACGGTCAACAACGAGCTGACTGGGTCACTGAAGAAAGTCCACCTGGCTCAGGATTCTTGGCAGATGTTGTGGAAGATTGGGAACGGGCTAGTGAAATACTCGAAGAGCAGGGAATTCGAGTTGTGCGTTTACGGTTGGGGGTTGTGTTGGCAAAGGAAGGTGGAGCATTACATAAAATGCTGCCAGTTTTTCGATTCGGCTTGGGGGGCGCAATTGGGGACGGCGAACAGAGAATGAGTTGGATAACCCTATCTGATGTTGTCGACATGATCTGGCAATCTATTCATTCTGACAGTTGGCAGGGAAACTATAATGCGGTGGCTCCGGAGGTGGTTTCAAATCTGAAATTCAGTAGAGTCTTGGCAAAAGTTTTAAAAAGGCCTGCAATCCTCAAAGTCCCGAAGTTTATGATGGAAACAGTTTTTGGTGAGATGGCTGATTCTACCGTGCTCAGCGATCTTGCTGTTCAACCAAAGAGATTGATGGAGATGAACTACCCTTTTAAGCACCCTAAGTTACAACCAGCCTTGGAGGCTATCTTATTGAAATAA